In a genomic window of Drosophila takahashii strain IR98-3 E-12201 chromosome 3L, DtakHiC1v2, whole genome shotgun sequence:
- the Cad74A gene encoding cadherin-87A codes for MLPLLLLLFLSLTAGQLVNHPPQFVPGTGDMSRFSLSENTPVGSPVFQLKGTDPEGGRLKYSISGPVFSVDRETGVVRLRQELDRETQDTVEVIISITDEGVYGTEPNTVSQRREIPVRDYNDNQPVFLGRPYTATASESLPIGAELNVEPPIVVIDRDEGINAEIQMKCVEENDICDIFEVRAVKISDGNYTARVALKQPLDFESRPSYILTISASDSALDNRLSSLATISINVIDIQDQPPVFTNAPYSATVPENTPAGVSILTVKAIDGDVGIPRDIFLSLEDEPFGHFELVPFGDPREGTAVLQTTAEPLDRENAEILQNGGVYVFSIRATELIDGAIPAEHSLTRVTIVVTDVDDHQPTFSGAHFNVSITENLANGMPLPGLSIFVDDRDMGENSRYQLSLRDVSNSAGVFAVSPSDAQGRTPVVVKVLNASRLDYDVRDPDLRKFEFDLVASVKGVEKAKSRVEIHLLDANDNAPVFDQGTYRFTAAENLPVDALIGHVKASDADSGEFGHVRYVLKGFGADNFYVDPETGGLYLLKPLDYEKQSSYSLTVVAIDGGDREANANLFIGVTDVNDNHPSFESGEYSRTIREGAALFEPQFFVRAHDADGPTQGNGRVRYSIVSENSIAGNVFRIEPDTGEIVIQKAARSMDTERGEYELVVSATDFGIPPLSNTTRVLVRVGISGNQRPIFRGHFQNMENLPIIGPPSYRVSIPENALPGSNVTSVSAHDPDGLDSLLRYRIVGANDNFEIDELSGLITVSPQARIDRDSNMNSFEIIVNAVDSGTPIPETATTTVYVNVKDINDERPKFEQNSYAAYVSERTAVGESVLRVRAIDKDLNSKLEYGLIGPVTATTKAGVNIANRSNYRLQEAFRVDSQSGEIFVNGSLRHDVAAIIIFTVGVRDLNAEVDPEGQVDATEVTVYVQSFQDTNPVFKNPGWSSSRPVIDVKIKEEMPIDSALFILQAEDPVSRQPITSFELVEPKQVDYFQVAERTGEVILKKRLDYETLGETGPDFELQVRANSADRQRSTVSRVNITVENVNDNSPRFEQSSYRATIIENRPHPERVIRVRALDKDAVLNARDERLGYHKIIYSLQGEHAMLFEINNTTGEIIVASGQNIDRERTPRIQLQIKAEDSPGRPTDAKQSVVELQIEVLDVNDNAPEFTQKKYSTVIPENAQIDSFVLQLEAVDADEGLGGEVRYELVNEGEANGLFKVDPKSGLISTRRNLTGKGRADPYVLIVRAQDNGNQLPKQPTLSTDTDVRIFIGDVSANDGVPYFLAPRVGQMANVTENAVIGAPVFQVIASDPDDENTPSGSITYRILPDTPDAEAFIIDAHTGLITTRQTLDRETKNMYRILLEVSDNGQPKQSVTRILQIAVLDVDDHEPRFAREVDEGPLSMSVREEEPAGTIVGNFTALDEDLGENAAIDYVIIEGNNEQLFTVERNNESLAILKTQKPIDRELVESFTLTIKCMKLGEPGYKFVGDPYDRRDPSHLRITIRVLDIDDNLPQFEQPDPTVGIRINVPIDTVVTTLKASDADAEAPPVGLSIENVTFVPQFYKRSRSLALGNLQNLFTLNNRTGELRTGGSFADYVDGYFLMRVMANNSAAPRRQAHSNLKVFVIRDKSLLKFVFARPPNEIQHNIRPFQEQLQKKLKPLGLELHVLDTQVFTRPDMSLDFTSTSSCFQMFKNGAALSFSEMHKLMNSQQLRQELIDIYAAYGVSEVESCSVRRTHAAALFAGMLTSAGAWLVFLAALIGLAALVSLCTACCLKKKLKRHSKRSLQASLRASTEHTPTSYSYSMPAVLYSEPIYGPL; via the exons atgttgccgctgctgttgctaCTTTTTCTGAGCCTGACCGCCGGCCAGCTGGTAAATCACCCACCGCAATTCGTCCCCGGAACGGGCGATATGTCCCGCTTCAGCCTCTCGGAAAACACGCCCGTCGGCAGTCCCGTCTTCCAGCTGAAAG gcACCGATCCAGAAGGAGGTCGCTTAAAGTACAGTATCAGTGGACCCGTTTTCTCCGTGGATCGCGAAACGGGAGTGGTGCGCCTGCGCCAGGAGTTGGATCGAGAGACCCAGGACACAGTAGAGGTGATCATTAGCATCACGGACGAAGGTGTTTATGGCACCGAACCGAATACCGTCTCCCAAAGGCGGGAGATTCCCGTGCGGGATTACAATGACAATCAGCCGGTTTTCCTGGGCAGACCCTACACAGCCACTGCTAGTGAATCCCTACCTATAGGTGCGGAGCTAAATGTGGAGCCACCCATTGTGGTGATCGATCGGGATGAGGGCATCAATGCAGAGATCCAGATGAAGTGCGTCGAG GAAAACGACATTTGCGACATCTTTGAGGTGCGCGCAGTTAAGATCTCCGATGGAAACTACACCGCTCGAGTGGCTTTAAAGCAACCACTGGACTTTGAGAGTCGCCCCTCGTACATCTTGACCATCTCAGCTTCGGACAGCGCTCTGGATAACCGCCTCTCCTCGCTGGCCACCATTTCGATCAATGTGATCGACATCCAGGATCAACCGCCGGTCTTCACCAATGCCCCGTATTCCGCCACAGTTCCGGAAAACACGCCAGCTGGAGTGAGCATACTCACGGTGAAGGCCATCGACGGGGATGTGGGCATCCCCAGGGATATTTTCCTCTCCCTGGAGGATGAACCCTTCGGACACTTTGAACTAGTGCCCTTTGGAGATCCCCGCGAGGGAACCGCCGTGCTGCAGACCACCGCCGAACCACTGGATCGGGAAAACGCGGAGATCCTGCAGAATGGCGGGGTGTACGTCTTCTCCATCAGAGCCACCGAACTGATCGATGGAGCCATTCCTGCCGAGCACTCACTAACGCGGGTAACCATTGTGGTAACCGATGTGGACGATCACCAGCCCACTTTTAGTGGAGCGCACTTTAATGTCTCGATAACGGAGAACCTGGCCAATGGAATGCCTCTGCCGGGACTCTCGATTTTCGTGGATGATCGGGATATGGGCGAGAATAGTCGCTATCAGCTTTCCCTGAGGGATGTCTCCAATTCCGCCGGGGTGTTTGCTGTTTCCCCTTCGGATGCTCAAGGTCGGACACCGGTGGTTGTCAAGGTGCTAAATGCCAGTCGCTTGGACTACGATGTCCGTGATCCTGACCTCCGCAAGTTCGAATTCGATCTGGTGGCTTCGGTCAAGGGCGTGGAGAAGGCCAAGTCGCGGGTAGAGATCCACTTGCTGGATGCCAATGACAATGCACCGGTTTTCGATCAAGGAACCTATCGTTTTACGGCAGCCGAGAATCTTCCAGTGGACGCTTTGATCGGTCATGTGAAGGCCAGCGATGCGGATTCCGGAGAATTTGGACATGTGCGCTACGTGCTCAAGGGTTTCGGGGCAGACAACTTCTATGTTGATCCAGAGACCGGAGGTCTTTACCTCCTAAAACCCCTGGACTACGAAAAGCAGAGCAGCTACAGCCTCACAGTGGTGGCCATCGACGGAGGTGATCGCGAGGCGAATGCCAATCTCTTCATCGGGGTCACCGACGTCAACGACAACCATCCGAGCTTCGAGAGCGGCGAGTACAGTCGAACTATTAGAGAAGGTGCAGCTCTATTTGAGCCTCAGTTCTTTGTCCGCGCCCACGATGCTGATGGTCCCACCCAGGGCAATGGTAGGGTTAGGTATTCGATTGTGTCCGAGAATAGTATTGCCGGAAATGTATTCCGAATCGAGCCGGATACGGGCGAGATTGTCATCCAAAAGGCGGCGCGATCCATGGACACGGAACGAGGAGAGTACGAACTGGTGGTTTCGGCCACAGATTTCG GCATTCCTCCCTTGTCCAACACCACTCGTGTTTTGGTACGCGTTGGCATCTCTGGAAATCAGCGACCCATCTTTCGTGGCCACTTCCAGAATATGGAGAACCTGCCCATCATTGGACCGCCCAGCTATCGAGTCTCCATTCCCGAGAATGCCCTTCCAGGATCTAATgtcacttccgtttccgcccACGATCCGGATGGTCTGGACAGCCTGCTGCGCTACAGGATTGTGGGAGCCAACGATAACTTTGAGATTGATGAACT TTCCGGTTTGATAACCGTATCGCCGCAAGCCCGCATTGATCGCGACTCGAACATGAACAGCTTCGAGATCATCGTGAATGCCGTGGACTCGGGCACTCCCATTCCGGAAACAGCCACGACTACAGTCTATGTGAATGTCAAGGACATCAATGATGAGCGTCCCAAGTTTGAGCAGAATAGCTATGCGGCCTATGTTTCCGAGAGGACAGCTGTTGGAGAAAGTGTCCTTCGAGTCAGGGCCATCGACAAGGATCTCAATTCGAAATTGGAGTATGGCTTAATAGGTCCTGTCACGGCGACCACCAAAGCGGGTGTGAATATAGCCAATCGCAGTAATTACCGCCTGCAGGAGGCATTCCGCGTGGACAGTCAAAGCGGTGAGATCTTCGTCAACGGGTCACTTCGTCACGATGTGGCCGCCATCATCATTTTCACCGTGGGAGTGCGAGATCTCAATGCGGAGGTGGATCCCGAGGGTCAAGTGGATGCCACCGAGGTTACCGTGTATGTACAGTCCTTCCAGGACACCAATCCCGTGTTCAAGAACCCCGGTTGGTCTAGCTCAAGGCCCGTCATCGATGTGAAGATCAAGGAGGAGATGCCCATCGATAGTGCGCTGTTCATCCTGCAGGCCGAGGATCCGGTGTCGCGGCAGCCCATAACCAGTTTCGAGTTGGTGGAACCCAAGCAAGTGGACTACTTCCAGGTGGCCGAGCGAACGGGCGAGGTGATCCTCAAGAAGCGGCTGGACTACGAGACTTTGGGTGAGACTGGTCCCGATTTTGAACTGCAAGTGCGTGCCAATAGCGCCGATCGGCAGAGGAGCACAGTTAGCCGGGTGAATATCACCGTGGAGAATGTGAACGATAACAGTCCGCGGTTCGAGCAGAGTTCCTATCGCGCCACCATCATCGAGAACCGACCTCATCCCGAGCGAGTGATCCGGGTGAGAGCTCTGGACAAGGATGCGGTGCTCAATGCCCGGGATGAGCGTTTGGGCTACCACAAGATCATCTACTCGCTCCAAGGAGAGCACGCCATGCTCTTTGAGATTAACAATACCACCGGGGAGATAATCGTAGCCAGTGGGCAGAATATCGATAGGGAGCGAACACCTAGGATTCAGTTGCAGATCAAGGCGGAGGATTCACCTGGTCGACCCACGGATGCCAAACAGAGTGTGGTGGAGTTGCAAATCGAGGTACTCGATGTGAATGACAATGCTCCGGAGTTTACGCAGAAGAAGTACAGCACGGTGATACCGGAAAATGCCCAAATCGATTCGTTTGTCCTGCAGCTGGAGGCCGTGGATGCGGATGAGGGTCTGGGCGGCGAGGTGCGCTACGAGTTGGTCAACGAGGGCGAGGCCAATGGCCTCTTCAAGGTGGATCCGAAGAGTGGTCTGATATCCACGCGACGCAATCTTACGGGCAAAGGTCGCGCCGATCCCTACGTACTGATCGTTCGGGCCCAGGACAATGGTAACCAGCTGCCCAAGCAGCCTACCCTATCCACCGACACAGATGTCCGGATATTTATCGGGGATGTGAGTGCCAACGATGGAGTGCCATATTTTCTGGCTCCTCGCGTTGGACAAATGGCCAATGTCACAGAG aACGCTGTCATTGGAGCCCCAGTCTTTCAAGTCATTGCCAGCGATCCGGATGATGAGAACACTCCGTCTGGAAGCATTACATATCGCATCCTGCCAGATACTCCAGATGCCGAAGCCTTCATCATAGATGCCCACACGGGACTAATAACAACCAGGCAAACCCTAGATCGAGAGACGAAGAACATGTACAGGATTCTGCTGGAAGTGAGTGACAATGGACAGCCCAAGCAGTCGGtgacgcgaattcttcagattgCAGTGCTGGATGTGGATGATCACGAACCTAGATTCGCCCGAGAAGTT gaCGAAGGACCCTTGAGCATGTCAGTGAGAGAGGAGGAACCGGCTGGCACTATTGTGGGCAACTTCACCGCTTTGGACGAGGATCTGGGCGAGAATGCCGCCATTGATTATGTGATCATTGAGGGAAACAACGAGCAGTTGTTCACGGTAGAGCGAAATAACGAGAGCCTGGCCATACTCAAGACCCAGAAGCCCATCGATCGAGAGCTGGTCGAGTCCTTCACCCTGACGATCAAGTGCATGAAACTGGGTGAACCTGGCTACAAGTTTGTTGGAGACCCCTATGATCGTCGCGATCCCTCGCATTTGCGTATCACCATCCGAGTACTGGACATCGACGACAATCTGCCACAGTTCGAGCAACCAGATCCCACTGTGGGCATTAGGATCAATGTGCCCATCGACACGGTGGTGACCACTTTAAAGGCCAGCGATGCGGATGCCGAGGCTCCACCCGTTGGTCTATCCATCGAGAATGTCACGTTTGTCCCGCAGTTCTATAAGAGAAGTCGCAGTCTGGCCCTCGGTAATCTCCAGAATCTTTTCACCCTAAACAATCGAACTGGAGAGCTGCGAACTGGAGGTTCCTTTGCTGACTACGTGGATGGCTACTTCCTGATGCGGGTGATGGCCAACAATTCGGCGGCGCCCAGACGTCAAGCGCACAGTAACCTCAAGGTGTTTGTGATCCGAGACAAATCCTTGCTGAAGTTCGTCTTTGCCCGGCCGCCCAACGAAATCCAGCACAACATCCGTCCCTTCCAGGAGCAGTTGCAGAAGAAACTGAAGCCCCTGGGACTGGAGCTCCATGTCCTGGACACCCAGGTGTTTACCAGACCCGACATGAGTCTGGACTTTACGTCCACCAGCTCCTGCTTCCAGATGTTCAAGAACGGAGCCGCGTTGTCCTTCAGTGAGATGCACAAGCTGATGAACTCGCAGCAACTGCGACAGGAGCTCATCGATATATATGCCGCCTATGGGGTTAGTGAGGTGGAGTCCTGTTCGGTGAGGAGGACCCATGCAGCGGCCCTCTTTGCGGGCATGCTCACCTcggcgggggcgtggctggtCTTCCTGGCCGCCCTCATTGGCCTGGCTGCCTTGGTTTCCCTGTGCACAGCCTGCTGTTTGAAGAAGAA GCTGAAACGTCACAGCAAGCGGAGTCTACAGGCGAGTCTGCGAGCCTCCACGGAGCACACGCCCACCTCGTATAGCTACTCCATGCCAGCCGTGCTCTACTCGGAACCCATCTACGGACCCTTGTAG
- the LOC108062213 gene encoding uncharacterized protein translates to MFMQSAVSQGQRDSRTRRDPGSTKGRRWIMGLILGYTIMSLMVVKVASAATLYQQHLQEQHLQQQSPNDIDSSADEPSATEPEEISEGDSDIEKMRAKLQQLQHEQQQQYLRQQQHQLQLHLQQMQATQGAGSGAGGGGETAYLLERADSHIAPIYGTWRTKAQRQQHATASHEPDDGHVYERLPKRSATMTPLRGLLRDQMPRPPRLTTQDMQMSLGSPSPPPAPTKGLLRRQYSETPGSRALRGGQEEAFKPKPFHFPYDGPMPEQFTKGEVRPELNNIQDILQHLHIGGLTPSKLPPMVMMPTGLHIAGSFKNLKSSGIGNFFRGKRNKKQMQFSIPMPMFPMAMPMPMQWYNPVGMPHQRVAIDQLYPYKPRSPQDINLLAMQPLGNSKPLSKKKKKKQQQQQQLQQQQQQQLLEHGSQQHFVADPFVQHFPPPVLTLNATRQPQLKRVPFKVNLDIYPVLPPSRPASAMRHPFQQEYALPSPAALTGTTAAAFHNMGHGIYQTPFKFPTQQPVVFPDQATRYSQQQALYHQAQAHKYPPPPKSVHPDEPIYGQNPVQGQGQVESQTNPIMLHLNVFPKQKPTATIRASTNPFYNHNMQRNSNDLPPPNPPSPIEPRQAVNGNVTQTSLNQTQQQHQPLQQQHQPLQQQHQQLQQQHQSLQQQHLQSQAGNRSSTISRSDHLPLIDFEHPIVAAELPDPMSLASIRQDHRYRKTPIDEHYRYQKSANIEQLAAEAQTASLFRFPVEDLIQFQVDDAL, encoded by the exons ATGTTCATGCAGTCGGCAGTCAGTCAAGGACAACGAGACTCTCGAACGCGACGGGATCCAGGATCAACGAAAGGCAGGCGGTGGATTATGGGCCTGATCCTGGGGTACACAATA ATGTCTCTCATGGTAGTGAAGGTCGCCTCCGCAGCAACTCTTTATCAGCAACATCTACAGGAGCAACATCTACAGCAGCAATCCCCGAACGACATTGATTCCTCGGCAGACGAGCCATCGGCCACGGAGCCAGAGGAGATCTCAGAGGGCGACAGCGACATCGAGAAGATGCGGGCCAAGttgcagcaactgcagcacgagcagcagcaacagtatctgcgccagcagcaacatcagttgCAGCTGCATCTGCAGCAGATGCAGGCGACGCAGGGAGCGGGGTCGGGGGCAGGCGGCGGTGGGGAGACCGCCTACTTATTGGAGCGTGCCGACAGCCATATTGCGCCCATCTATGGGACGTGGCGCACGAAAGcgcaacggcagcaacacgcAACAGCGTCGCACGAACCGGACGATGGGCATGTCTACGAGCGTCTGCCCAAGCGATCGGCGACCATGACGCCGCTGAGGGGGCTGCTGCGTGATCAGATGCCACGCCCGCCGCGCCTCACCACCCAGGACATGCAGATGTCCTTGGGCTCGCCCTCGCCGCCCCCTGCGCCTACGAAGGGTTTGCTGCGACGTCAGTACTCCGAAACCCCGGGATCGCGAGCTCTGCGCGGCGGTCAGGAGGAGGCCTTCAAGCCCAAACCCTTTCACTTTCCCTACGACGGTCCCATGCCCGAGCAGTTCACCAAGGGCGAGGTTCGTCCGGAGCTGAACAACATCCAGGACATCCTGCAACATCTGCACATCGGGGGATTGACGCCCAGCAAACTGCCGCCCATGGTGATGATGCCCACGGGTCTGCACATCGCCGGCAGCTTCAAGAACCTCAAGTCCAGCGGTATAGGCAACTTCTTTCGGGGCAAACGCAACAAGAAGCAGATGCAGTTCAGCATTCCCATGCCCATGTTTCCCATGGCCATGCCCATGCCGATGCAGTGGTACAATCCGGTTGGGATGCCCCACCAAAGGGTGGCCATCGATCAGCTGTATCCCTACAAGCCGCGATCGCCGCAGGATATTAATTTGCTGGCCATGCAGCCACTGGGCAATAGCAAGCCGCTAtccaagaagaagaaaaagaagcagcagcagcaacagcaactgcaacagcagcagcagcagcagttacTAGAGCATGGCAGCCAGCAGCACTTTGTGGCCGATCCCTTTGTGCAACACTTTCCACCGCCTGTGCTCACGCTGAATGCCACCAGGCAGCCGCAACTGAAGAGGGTTCCCTTCAAGGTCAATTTGGATATATATCCTGTGCTGCCGCCTTCGCGTCCTGCCTCCGCGATGCGACATCCCTTCCAGCAGGAGTACGCCCTGCCCTCTCCGGCTGCCTTGACGGGAACCACTGCGGCCGCCTTCCACAACATGGGTCATGGGATCTACCAGACGCCCTTCAAGTTCCCCACCCAACAACCGGTGGTCTTTCCCGATCAGGCCACTCGATATAGTCAGCAGCAGGCGCTGTATCATCAGGCCCAGGCCCACAAGTATCCGCCGCCGCCGAAAAGTGTGCATCCGGATGAACCCATTTATGGCCAGAATCCTGTTCAAGGACAGGGTCAAGTGGAGAGCCAAACGAATCCCATTATGCTGCACCTGAACGTGTTCCCCAAGCAAAAGCCCACTGCCACCATTCGCGCCTCCACCAATCCCTTCTACAACCACAATATGCAACGCAACTCGAACGATTTGCCGCCACCCAATCCGCCCAGTCCCATAGAACCCAGACAGGCAGTCAATGGGAATGTCACTCAAACATCGCTCAATCAaacccagcagcaacatcagccgttacagcagcaacatcagccgttacagcagcaacatcagcagttacagcagcaacatcaatcgttacagcagcaacatctgcaaTCGCAGGCTGGCAATCGCTCGAGTACCATTTCCCGCAGCGATCACCTGCCGCTGATCGACTTTGAGCATCCCATTGTGGCGGCTGAACTGCCGGATCCTATGTCCTTGGCCAGCATTCGGCAGGATCATCGCTATAGGAAAACTCCGATTGACGAGCACTATCGCTACCAGAAGAGCGCCAATATCGAACAGTTGGCCGCCGAGGCCCAGACAGCCTCGCTCTTTCGCTTTCCCGTCGAGGATCTGATACAGTTTCAGGTGGACGATGCTCTCTAA
- the LOC108062221 gene encoding uncharacterized protein → MRSALFVLALCAVAVASASADSHERKTRAAEGYFYPTPQVPFDLPVRTTQPPTRPPTRPPTRPPTRPPTRPPTRPPATYLPPTNKPLPPVTVRTTIRTTPRPTLPPTRPPTRPPTTYLPPVTVRTTRPPPPPTRPPTYPPTTRRLTTPAPTYLPPTNKPLPPVTVRTTIRTTPRPTLPPTRPPTRPPTTYLPPVTVRTTRATPPPTRPPTRPPPTYLPPTNKPLPPVTTRRPTPPPTRPPTRPPPPPTRASTPAPTYLPPTNKPLPPVTVRTTIRTTPRPTLPPTRPPTRPPTTYLPPVTVRTTRPPPPPTRPPTLPPTTRRLTTPAPTYLPPTNKPLPPVTVRTTRAALPPTRPPTRPPTTYLPPVTVRTTRATPPPTRPPTYPPTTRRLTTPAPTYLPPTNKPLPPVTVRTTRATLPPTRPPTRPPTTYLPPVVRTTRPPPPPTRPPTRPPPTYLPPTNKPLPPVTVRTTRPPPPPTRPPTRASTPAPTYLPPTNKPLPQGTVRTTRPPPPPTRPPTRPPTRPPTTYLPPVTVRTTRATPPPTRPPTYPPTTRRLTTPAPTYLPPTNKPLPPVTVRTTIRTTPRPTLPPTRPPTRPPTTYLPPVTVRTTRPPPPPTRPPTYPPTTRRLTTPAPTYLPPTNKPLPPVTVRTTRATLPPTRPPTRPPTRPPTPPPTYLPPVTVRTTRPPPPPTRPPTRPPTRPPPRPPTYLPPVTVRTTRPPPPPTRSTTVYVPPPTVRTTVYVPPPPTKHQGYQYPRAQHPLQLLDARFEV, encoded by the exons AGAAGTGCACTGTTCGTTTTGGCGCTTTGCGCTGTGGCGGTGGCCTCCGCCTCGGCCGATTCCCATGAG CGCAAGACTCGTGCCGCCGAGGGATACTTCTACCCCACCCCCCAGGTGCCGTTCGATCTGCCCGTGCGCACCACCCAGCCACCCACGAGGCCGCCAACGCGCCCACCCACCAGGCCTCCGACCAGGCCACCCACTCGCCCGCCCACTCGGCCACCGGCAACCTACCTGCCGCCCACCAACAAGCCACTGCCCCCGGTGACCGTGCGCACCACCATCCGCACCACTCCTCGTCCAACTCTGCCGCCGACGAGGCCACCAACCAGGCCACCCACCACCTACCTGCCGCCCGTGACGGTGCGCACCACCCGTCCTCCTCCACCACCGACTCGTCCACCGACCTACCCACCCACCACTCGTCGCCTGACGACCCCGGCTCCCACTTACCTGCCACCCACCAACAAACCACTGCCCCCAGTGACCGTGCGCACCACCATCAGGACTACTCCTCGTCCAACTCTGCCACCCACGAGGCCACCAACTCGTCCACCAACCACCTACTTGCCGCCCGTGACTGTGCGCACCACCCGTGCCACCCCACCACCAACTCGTCCACCGACTCGTCCTCCACCAACCTACCTGCCGCCCACCAACAAGCCACTGCCACCAGTGACCACCCGTCGTCCAACGCCACCACCGACTAGGCCACCAACCAGgcctccaccaccaccaaccCGTGCCTCCACTCCGGCTCCGACTTACCTGCCGCCTACCAACAAGCCTCTGCCTCCAGTGACCGTGCGCACCACCATCCGCACCACTCCTCGTCCAACTCTGCCGCCGACGAGGCCACCAACCAGGCCACCAACCACTTACTTGCCGCCCGTGACTGTGCGCACCACCCGtcctccaccaccacccactcgtCCACCAACCCTGCCACCCACCACCCGTCGTCTGACGACCCCAGCTCCCACCTACCTGCCACCCACCAACAAGCCTCTGCCACCAGTGACCGTGCGCACCACCCGTGCAGCTCTGCCACCCACCAGGCCACCAACCCGCCCACCAACCACCTATCTGCCTCCCGTGACTGTGCGCACCACTCGTGCCACTCCACCACCGACTCGTCCCCCAACCTACCCACCAACCACCCGTCGTCTGACGACCCCAGCTCCCACCTACCTGCCACCCACCAACAAGCCACTGCCCCCAGTGACTGTTCGCACCACCCGTGCTACTCTGCCACCCACCAGGCCACCAACTCGTCCACCAACCACCTACTTGCCCCCTGTGGTTCGCACCACCCGTCCTCCTCCACCACCAACCCGTCCCCCAACTCGTCCCCCACCAACCTACCTGCCGCCCACCAACAAGCCACTGCCACCAGTGACCGTGCGCACCACCCGCCCACCTCCACCACCCACTCGCCCACCCACCCGTGCCTCCACTCCTGCTCCTACTTACCTGCCGCCCACCAACAAGCCACTGCCACAAGGGACGGTGCGCACCACCCGTCCACCTCCACCACCCACTCGTCCCCCAACTAGGCCCCCAACCAGGCCACCAACCACCTACCTGCCTCCCGTGACGGTGCGCACCACCCGTGCCACCCCACCACCAACTCGTCCCCCAACCTACCCACCCACCACTCGTCGTCTGACGACCCCCGCTCCCACTTACCTGCCACCCACCAACAAGCCACTGCCTCCAGTGACCGTGCGCACCACCATCAGGACTACTCCTCGTCCTACTCTGCCTCCCACGAGGCCACCAACTAGGCCACCAACCACCTACTTGCCCCCCGTGACTGTGCGCACCACTcgcccaccaccaccaccaactCGTCCCCCAACCTACCCACCCACCACTCGTCGTCTGACGACCCCTGCTCCCACTTACCTGCCACCCACCAACAAGCCACTGCCCCCAGTGACTGTTCGCACCACCCGTGCTACTCTGCCACCCACTCGTCCCCCAACCCGTCCCCCAACTCGCCCACCAACCCCACCACCCACCTATCTGCCACCCGTGACGGTGCGCACCACCCGCCCTCCTCCGCCACCCACTCGCCCACCAACCCGTCCCCCAACTCGCCCCCCACCCCGACCACCCACCTACCTGCCACCCGTCACCGTCCGCACCACCCGCCCACCTCCACCACCCACCCGCAGCACCACCGTGTACGTGCCACCACCGACCGTGCGCACCACCGTGTACGTGCCACCCCCGCCAACCAAGCACCAGGGCTACCAGTACCCCCGTGCCCAGCATCCCCTTCAACTTCTAGATGCGAGATTCGAGGTCTAG